The following coding sequences lie in one Acropora palmata chromosome 3, jaAcrPala1.3, whole genome shotgun sequence genomic window:
- the LOC141877754 gene encoding uncharacterized protein LOC141877754: protein MEEQEAILSKYWKFHSNTNDDIGKKTLEEECRAFLEASESGVRFRLLDSNFYKHILERVAAHLGGSEKSLHEMKAGFNSLEKFAVNLGKFSWRKEFHTIKLYTAFFKSKVELYLRDIDVILSILEALGYRKTGEDLELVSLREPNAEGAKRVSFQLFLVQLELQIIKEIMEEFTEVCTESKCTLEDVIKARQKTREKKNTLVYLSRKFPKRRRLAEPRQSEPSSSNDNGEIQSAETTETSSKLAKQAVACYHHGSKERFDISANNKEDERDVHTSGESNASPAMSSHYIGGTDHGPARFNIQFTDQDLYGATCVTEHVETGRSNASLPKLQGSDHSHTSLGTCAHDYIQGSFGHGNRHPVASDMRTLNVNPNGNAMPSLTQSSPGKNTHNMLQGDLQGSGDRMSATIKIDQGTHGFSGFPKSGGHSCKLDQSSAYPQDRVTDLSPAEGNGLTTEVNRSQKGFPSKDLTPRLNMDLQCNLKLDSSSYSKQASREVEASTSKTATRREVKSMRQQPISNRTHGATEYVATNGASGPYYLCYNPGRDASPVEPHPKNTRPANVTNRSEQLMLGNIDSKLSSTGLGKDPDIGGEASAFNKDFHCEESRSHEGFIHGAPLSPRREDGNLEGARKDPAFAAKTSSSKCSHCESESQLICKNCLVICCFRCREVFDLCDALKGKHLFKDIKKTDSIKNVHHNPTLRHQNFVRSVDEDEEWNCSRCTFLNSPENKICVMCASTRGVDVTQVSESGSTVCEHCTLHNDESAKVCVACNKSLNRGTPV from the exons ATGGAGGAGCAAGAGGCTATTCTGTCAAAGTACtggaaatttcattcaaatacCAATGATGATATTGGGAAAAAGACTCTTGAAGAAGAGTGTCGAGCCTTTTTGGAAGCATCAGAAAGTGGAGTCAGATTTCGTCTGCTTGATTCCAATTTCTATAAACATATTTTGGAAAGAGTTGCTGCCCATCTTGGAGGAAGTGAAAAGAGCCTTCATGAGATGAAAGCTGGATTTAATTCCCTGGAGAAATTTGCTGTAAATTTGGGAAAGTTTTCTTGGCGTAAAGAGTTCCACACCATCAAG ctttACACTGCATTTTTTAAGAGTAAAGTGGAGCTGTATCTTCGGGACATAGATGTGATCTTATCTATTCTTGAGGCTCTGGGTTATAGGAAGACCGGAGAAGATCTTGAGCTGGTATCATTGAGAGAACCAAATGCAGAGGGAGCCAAGCGAGTGTCTTTCCAACTCTTTCTTGTTCAGCTGGAATTACAGATAATAAAAGAGATTATGGAAGAATTTACGGAGGTCTGCACTGAAAGTAAGTGTACATTGGAGGACGTTATTAAAGCTCGTCAGAAAACAAGGGAAAAGAAGAATACTCTAGTATACCTGTCAAGAAAATTTCCCAAACGAAGAAGGCTGGCAGAACCACGACAAAGTGAGCCTTCCAGTAGTAATGATAACGGAGAAATACAAAGTGCAGAAACAACAGAAACCTCTTCAAAACTGGCTAAGCAAGCAGTAGCCTGTTATCACCATGGCTCAAAAGAGCGTTTTGATATTAGTGCTAATAATAAAGAAGATGAGCGAGATGTTCATACCTCTGGAGAAAGCAATGCGTCTCCCGCCATGTCCTCTCATTACATAGGAGGTACAGATCACGGGCCAGCTCGGTTTAACATACAATTTACTGACCAAGATTTATATGGGGCCACATGCGTCACGGAACATGTTGAGACTGGTCGCTCCAACGCTTCATTGCCTAAATTGCAGGGTTCAGATCATTCCCATACTTCTCTCGGCACGTGTGCACATGATTACATCCAGGGCAGCTTTGGTCATGGCAACAGGCATCCAGTTGCCAGCGATATGCGGACACTTAATGTGAATCCTAATGGTAATGCAATGCCATCTTTGACGCAAAGCTCTCCTGGCAAGAATACTCATAACATGCTTCAAGGGGATCTTCAGGGCAGTGGCGATAGAATGTCAGCTACAATCAAGATTGATCAAGGGACACATGGCTTCAGTGGTTTTCCAAAAAGTGGGGGACATTCATGTAAACTCGATCAGAGTTCAGCTTATCCGCAGGACAGAGTGACCGACTTGTCTCCAGCCGAAGGGAATGGTCTCACCACGGAAGTGAATCGTTCACAGAAGGGTTTTCCTTCTAAAGATTTGACTCCACGTTTAAATATGGATTTGCAGTGCAACTTGAAGCTAGACAGTAGTAGTTACAGCAAACAAGCAAGTCGCGAGGTAGAGGCCTCGACGTCAAAAACAGCGACCAGAAGAGAAGTAAAAAGTATGCGACAGCAGCCAATATCAAACAGAACTCATGGTGCAACAGAGTATGTGGCCACGAATGGTGCATCGGGCCCTTATTATTTATGTTATAATCCAGGACGAGACGCTTCACCCGTTGAGCCTCACCCCAAGAACACTCGACCAGCAAATGTAACAAATCGGAGCGAACAGTTGATGCTGGGTAATATTGACAGCAAATTATCTTCCACTGGACTTGGAAAAGATCCAGATATTGGTGGTGAAGCTTCAGCTTTTAACAAAGACTTTCATTGTGAAGAATCAAGAAGCCACGAAGGGTTTATTCACGGCGCCCCACTCTCGCCTCGAAGGGAAGATGGCAATTTAGAAGGGGCCAGAAAAGACCCTGCCTTTGCAGCTAAGACCTCAAGTTCAAAGTGCAGTCATTGCGAGTCAGAAAGTCAATTAATTTGCAAGAACTGCCTagttatttgttgttttcgttgtAGAGAAGTATTTGACTTGTGTGATGCACTCAAGGGAAAACATCTTTTCAAAGATATCAAGAAGACAGATAGCATAAAGAACGTCCATCACAACCCAACCTTAAGGCATCAAAATTTCGTTCGCAGCGTAGACGAAGATGAGGAGTGGAATTGTTCCAGGTGCACCTTCCTGAACTCGCCTGAGAATAAGATATGTGTAATGTGCGCCTCTACGCGGGGTGTTGATGTGACACAGGTATCAGAGTCAGGCAGTACGGTATGCGAGCACTGTACTCTGCATAATGATGAAAGCGCAAAGGTATGTGTGGCATGCAACAAGTCGTTGAACAGAGGGACACCTGTGTAA